Below is a genomic region from Lutra lutra chromosome 5, mLutLut1.2, whole genome shotgun sequence.
TCCTTAAGTTCTTTCAGTAACTACGCATAGCCTTCAGTGCAGCCTAAATGTCTTGGCATGACACAGTGGGACACATCACATCTATTTCTTCCAGCCTTTACCTGTGATGCTTCAAAGCCACACACTCACTCTCGCAAACTCTCTGACATCTGCGTCTGTTACTTCCACTGCTTAGAATGCCCTTCCCTGTCTCACATTTCTGTTTAACCCTCACCCATTTTTCTAAACCCAGTAAGAGACAGTCTTCTTCTCTGGAATCTATTCTCCAAGTCCACCCCATGCCTGGGGCTCCTTCCTTAGGATACCTGTTCTTGGTTCCCACAACACTCAGTGCATACATACCTTTATCATAATATCATGGCACACTTATCAGATTAGTAGGTAAATGCACTGTCTCCTCCACTGTGTTGGGacttccttgagggcagggagaggctcGGTTTCATCCTGCATCTCCAGTGCCAGGCCCGGATCTGCACACAGTAGATGTTCAAGAGTGAATAGGTAAATACTTTATGAAAATGTGAAGTAATGTACACTGTGAAACTCACAAGGAAAGACCATTTCTTGCTCTTTGCAAACTCCTATTTTTTCCTCTGCTcgtaaaaatagaaacagatccTGTTTTTGCACACCTCCCTATCAGTGTAGTTATCTAGTATTCTTTCACTATGAGTATAAGCCCTTTGACCACGGTGAAGTTGTGTAGGTGACCAGAGAACTCCAGCCAGTCAAGTAGTTCTGGGACCTGTTAACTATCCCTAACAAATTCCCCAGATGTGACTGAATTATTAACAAGGTAGAACAGGTACAGTGTTtgtaagaattttagaaaaatgtgaaagTACCACCCACATTTCTATACTAGTACAGGACTCCAGTGTCCACAGAGCCTAATATATTAGGGTGCTGCTTTTTGCAGGACAGTATTTTCCTTACTGGGATTAAAGTTGAACAGATACGTATTTGCATCTCATACAGGTCACTGGAAGTTCAGATTAACAGAAGGAGCAGCTTTTTATACCTGCCCAAGAGTAGATCCcactgaaaaacaatctcagATTGGCCTCTTGGAGAGTTGGACAGTGTAAATGATGGGCTTAAACCATAGGTTGATTCCTTGACCATTCCTCATCCACCATGCACCCACccgaaggaaaataaaatgacttatttACAAAGTGCTTCCCACTACTGAATGGTGTTCTTAGTAGTGCCAGCGGCACCGGAAGTGTTTAGGCAGGTTTAAGCTGAGTAATACATTTAGGTGGTGCAAGTACTATAAAGCATAGAGTTTTGCCCATATTAAGATAAGCTTCCTGTACCTACTGACACATAACAGAGGTCTGTTTACACAGGATGACTCTGGCTTTCAGCTCCAAGCTAAATGAGCTTTAAGGAAATACTTCAGAGAAATTGGCTGTGGATTTAGTAGGAGTGCTAGATTTTGGTTATTAACAAGAGTAGTATTTTTGTTACAATCTTCTCTTCTCAAGCTAGATCTACCCAAAAATGTTAGATTGTACTTCAGATGTTAAGGATTTActtcctaaattaaaaataaaaaaaaaaaagaaagaagaaacaaaacaacaactaaaaaaatcTAACTTTCTAGCATGCTTCTATACTCGATGTCAGGCCAAAGAGTGCCAAGAATCCGTGATCAAAGAATGTTGCAATTCAGTGATGCACCATACCAAAGACAGGAGActgctgtttttgctttttcatactCTTTATTGCCAACGGTTTAAAATggtcaacataaaaaaaaagacattttgataATAAATACTGCTCTTTTGgctgtaataaataaaaagtttattaacaAGGAATGCACTTTTCCAGCCACAAATGTcttcaaaaattaacaaaaaaaaattacatatggcCATAGTTCACAGTTGAGTAGCCAAAAGCTGCTCCAATTACAGCCTTTAAACAACATGGGagcttcctccctttccctcccctttggGAAGTATATTCACAGTTCCAAGTCCTCTGTCTGAAATGCTCTCAACAGAGAGAAGAGTCAATGCACCTTTCTGCAAAATTGTCTGAAACACCTTTTAAAACAGGTACGTCAAGGAAAACTGCATTCTGGTTCACTCTCAGATCGTCCAAAGTTCAGAACTGTATGCCTCAGCCTGGTCTGGCTCCATCTAGTCCTTCAGGCCCTAGAGGAATTGTTTTCGTACCACCACCTGTCCATCTTTTTCAACATGCTGTAGACCATCTGACTGGCTTCCCTGTAGATCTCACAGTGGAAAAGAGGCGTCCCATAGGGTCCATTCAAGAAGTCTTTCAATTACATCTCTGTAAGAGCATGTTCAGAGCATATTCCATTCGATGCTTTAATTCTAACGAACAGCCAGACATCAGCAGAGTTGTCAGTCTGAACGTTGTAGATATCCTGTCCTCATTGATGTAAGTGAGAAGATATTCTTCATTTTGGCTACAGATGATTATTTTCGTATGATCATGGTAGAAATTCACCTTTCAAAAGGAGACATAGACATTAGACATCTCTAAATATTCAAGAATTAGACAACTGTGCCCAACAATTAAATGGCTGGATAAAAACCACTTTTTGTGACCTAAATACACACATTGCTGAAAGCTTCACTTACCTGAAAGGTGCCATCATTGAAGAGCATCATTAAGGCCTTATCAGATTTTAGCCACTGAAGGAGGTAGAGCCGAGGTCTTCGAATATCGGTAACACTAGGCAGATCTCCACCCTAGAAGAAATTGGGAGGATAAGTGCCCATAAAAATTTTGCAGTTTCCAGTTCTTCTAGCCATATGCCTGTCCAACTTGGGTGGGCATCGGAATGGCCTTGCAGTTCCTGGTCCCGcctcccagagattctgactcagtagaGCTAGGGCAGGACATGAGCATCTGCACTTCTAACAAGCTTTGGAGCTGTGCAGATGCTACTCATCTATGGACTACACTTCAGATATCACTGCCCAAAAGCCACATCCAGGAGGTACTTACATCCATGAGGTTCTCCTCCATGTAATGAGAGAAGTATTTGAGCACCGTCACTTGACTAATGAATTGTTCAGGGGCATCTGTTGCAGGGAAAACAGAGCACTGGCCAAGCTCTGCATAATAGTGAACTGTTCTGAAGAACAGGAATCATAgggagacaagagaaacaaaacagaagcagttAGTCACTGTTTTTAGGTTTCTTTAGTGCAAGACTAAAGAAGTGGCAGGATTTTATTAACTGGATGTACTTACTTTTTATCTGGAAGCAAGCTCATGTGAGCACCATTGTTGAAAAGGACACCTACAGTGTGGTCTGAGAGCTGGTACCCAAAGCCGTATTTGTTAGAGTAATCGACCCATTTGGTGACCCACTGAAAGGAAGTGCTCAGCTGCTCTTTGGGAATGCAGTCAGCTTCTGGCATGTTTTCTAGACATCCTCGAAGGACTCTTGCTACTGTGTCTGCAACACTGCCCATGGTACTGTCCTCAAGGCCTGAAAAATcaggggaaaaatataaaataattaacaataagACCTTGGGCTTTGGTGGCTGCTAATTTTCCCTCCACGACTTCAAAGGACAGAAGTCTCAAAACTGTTCCTTGCCTTTTCCCAAATCCTCTGATTTTGCTGCTTTTATGTTAAattgggccacaaaacaaatgGACTCCACTTACTTAGTATTAAGCACTGGCATTGATAGTTCCATGTAAAATGCCACTGACAGCTACTTACATTCACTGCTACTGCTGCAGCTGCCAAGAGTCCCTCGGACAATCATGCGAATAGCATCTCCCATCTGCTGCTTATTTTCTACTGCAGGAGTTCCAGATCTGGCGACTGTAGTGGTAGGTGGCTGGAGCTCCTAAAAAAGACAATGAGTCAAGCATCTACAATTCATTTAAGATTGAGAATTCTAGGCTAAGGTGAGATTGTGGCAATTGCTGGGAAAGCTGATCAAAAAGCAATGGGCGCAAAAGGTGTTTCAGGGATTCGAGTGCATGCAttgttgaaatgaaaaacaaaatctttccttttaaatggaTGGAAGAAAAGCTTTAAGTTTTaaacttaaacatttttgaaTCGTAATAATCATAACCCATATGATGATTAGCAAAGAGCAGGAATGATACAAAGtgtttaaatctattttattcttttccagcATACCTCATCTGTCCTGTGTTTGCTGGGTTGCTGAGTTATTGAAGTCTTTTTCAAATCATGCCTAAGCTTGTAAATTTCTTCATCCTCTTTAGACACTCTATCTGTAAATCAAAGACAAGAATTATGAGCATTAGTCTATGCTAACAAGGTAGGAAGAGAGCTAGCCACATTTCCTCCTTTTGCATTAATAACCAGCTTATGAGCATTCAAGGCAAAACCGGCATTTTATCATTACCATCAGCTGCAATTATGCAAGAAGCACACTTTGTgtatgaaaaacaacaacaacaacaaaaaaccctatcCATCCCATTTTGCAGTGCAGATTTATCATGCTATAACAAGTTTAACAGTATTCAAACATACCAACTGTTATGCTAacataaaaacattcttttaactaaattatcaaatttaaatAGAATACTGGATACAGAAAAGCAGAAGTCTTATAACTTACTATGTGTGTCAATATatcttgctttgtcttttttgcCACCAAAAAGAGCAGCAGCTGCTTTCTTAAAGAAATTCTTAGCTGGGCTTGACAAGTGGAAATCTGGAACTGTATGACAACAGCTAGAAGAGAGTCTGTCTGGAGTGAAGCCCTGTGGAGTACCAGAAAAGATTTTTAGTAACCAGTTGATTGAATAACTGTGATCAATTGCACAGAATAAAAAGACATAAGAAACGTGCCAACCTGCAAAAAAAATTCATGTCGAATGATGTCATCCAAACTGGGACGATCCTCTGGATTCTTGGACAACATGCTAGCTATTAGGTGCTTAGCAGGAGCCAGCAATGAAGATGGCATTGTATACCTTGCTTCTCTTATGCACCTGTAAGTTTCTTTCAAATTTGTCGTTTCAAAGGGGGGTCTTCCTAGTAACATTGTATACCTGTGTGCAAACGAACACTTCTTTAGGAATGGTAACAAAGCAACTCTCTTCAACTGTTAAATTCTAAATacaaatttgcttttttataattttggtgCCTTTACTTACATTACACAACCTAAGGCCCAAATGTCTGATTCACAGCCATGTCCTTGCTTGTTGAGGACTTCAGGAGAGAGGTAATTTGGAGTACCACATATtgttctggaaaaacaaaacaggaagatcTCATTAAGAATGGTCCTACTGTCTACACTTAGTTCTCTGGATAAAAACCTCTGAAGTATTGTATTCCTATTTAATTCCTATTTAgaaaaatttgactttttaatttttggcaTCTCAACAATTAACATTTGACcgagtgaataatttttttaatatgtgcgCAGTTTTCTTCAACTACATGACAAAGtgtttttaaccaactgagaccaAATACAGCATAGCATTTGTGTAACATATCAGGCAAATATGAGACAAATTTCTTTCATAATCAACCCATAGGCGTAAGGTACTCTGCATACTTCATAGTGGGCACTTACTCTTTCCATGGATTAACATTATCATGGTTTGTGGATGTTAGTATCAATGGACCTTCTccaaaacatttggaaaaaaaataagggcatCTTTGTAAAATCCTGTCAGGATGTATCTTTCTGACTCTTACCTCCTTCTGTGTTCCAAGGGTTCCAGCCTGGCTGCCAAACCGAAGTCCCCGACTTTTAATTCCATGGCTTCATTAATAAAAAAGTTCCCTGgatgataaacaaaacaaaacctgaatccccttgaaaaaatgttctaaccgaatacacacacattctttgGAGGCAGGCAATCAGGTGTTTACTATGAAAGTCACCGATTCAAAAAGGAGATTGCATAGGCTAGATCCCAATTAAGAACATTAATACATAAcaagga
It encodes:
- the PLK2 gene encoding serine/threonine-protein kinase PLK2 — translated: MELLRTITYQPAASTKMCEQALGKACGGDSKKKRPQQPPEEPQPPQPQGQGQPAAPHHHHHHSHSGAEISRIIVDPTTGKRYCRGKVLGKGGFAKCYEMTDLTNNKVYAAKIIPHSRVAKPHQREKIDKEIELHRILHHKHVVQFYHYFEDKENIYILLEYCSRRSMAHILKARKVLTEPEVRYYLRQIVSGLKYLHEQEILHRDLKLGNFFINEAMELKVGDFGLAARLEPLEHRRRTICGTPNYLSPEVLNKQGHGCESDIWALGCVMYTMLLGRPPFETTNLKETYRCIREARYTMPSSLLAPAKHLIASMLSKNPEDRPSLDDIIRHEFFLQGFTPDRLSSSCCHTVPDFHLSSPAKNFFKKAAAALFGGKKDKARYIDTHNRVSKEDEEIYKLRHDLKKTSITQQPSKHRTDEELQPPTTTVARSGTPAVENKQQMGDAIRMIVRGTLGSCSSSSECLEDSTMGSVADTVARVLRGCLENMPEADCIPKEQLSTSFQWVTKWVDYSNKYGFGYQLSDHTVGVLFNNGAHMSLLPDKKTVHYYAELGQCSVFPATDAPEQFISQVTVLKYFSHYMEENLMDGGDLPSVTDIRRPRLYLLQWLKSDKALMMLFNDGTFQVNFYHDHTKIIICSQNEEYLLTYINEDRISTTFRLTTLLMSGCSLELKHRMEYALNMLLQRCN